Proteins from a single region of Pyrus communis chromosome 6, drPyrComm1.1, whole genome shotgun sequence:
- the LOC137738368 gene encoding indole-3-acetic acid-amido synthetase GH3.17-like, with protein MLPRMIPSYNPNDSEYGLKLLEDLTTNAYEVQQQVLEEILAKNAQTEYLKGFLNGHHDKIDFKKKVPVVNYEDVKPYIERIANGEPSEIISAQKITELLTSSGTSGGQPKMMPSTVEDLDRKTFFYNLLVPVMNKYVDGLDQGKGMYLLFIKPEISTPSGMVARPVLTSYYKSSNFRNRPFNRFNIYTSPDEAILCSDSKQSMYCQLLCGLVQRDEVLRVGAVFASAFLRAIKFLEDHWEELCSNIGSGLVSDWITDSSCRNAVSLVLSKPNPELADLIRHEFSNKSLEGIVKRLWPRTKYIEVIVTGSMAQYIPTLEFYSGGLPLISTMYASSECYFGINFNPLSKPHDVAYTLLPNMAYFEFLHHEEVASHNGVSDQECPKADEEETLETVDLVDVKLGHYYELVVTTFTGLYRYRVGDILMVTGFHNKAPQFRFMHRRNVVLSIDTDKTNEEDLLNAVTQARLLLEPLGFLLIEYTSYADTSSIPGHYVLFWELKTKESNDMIELETSIMEQCCSTVEQSLDSVYRRCRRKDNSIGPLEIRIVKQGTFDALMDFSISQGSSVNQYKTPRCIQSEEAIRILDSRVVGRFFSKSTPLWEPFRMETK; from the exons ATGTTGCCAAGGATGATTCCCAGCTATAATCCAAATGACAGTGAGTATGGTTTGAAGCTTCTGGAGGACCTGACAACAAATGCATATGAAGTACAGCAGCAGGTGTTGGAAGAGATACTAGCGAAAAATGCGCAGACCGAATATCTGAAGGGATTTCTCAATGGCCACCATGACAAGATAGATTTCAAGAAGAAGGTTCCTGTTGTGAACTACGAAGATGTCAAGCCTTACATCGAGCGAATTGCCAATGGAGAGCCGTCTGAGATCATCTCGGCTCAAAAAATCACTGAGCTCCTCACCAG CTCGGGAACTTCAGGAGGACAGCCGAAGATGATGCCTTCAACTGTTGAAGACTTGGACAGGAAGACATTCTTTTATAATCTCCTTGTGCCGGTGATGAACAA GTATGTGGATGGCTTGGACCAAGGGAAAGGAATGTACCTCTTGTTTATCAAACCGGAAATTAGTACTCCTTCAGGAATGGTGGCAAGGCCTGTCCTGACCAGCTACTACAAGAGCAGTAACTTTCGCAACCGCCCTTTCAATCGGTTTAACATCTACACGAGCCCGGATGAGGCCATCTTGTGCTCAGACAGCAAGCAGAGTATGTACTGCCAGTTACTATGTGGTTTGGTACAAAGGGATGAGGTCCTCAGGGTTGGTGCAGTTTTTGCGTCCGCTTTTCTTCGGGCCATCAAATTCTTAGAGGACCACTGGGAGGAGTTGTGCTCAAACATAGGCTCAGGTCTTGTCAGTGACTGGATCACCGACTCCAGTTGCCGAAATGCTGTGTCTTTAGTCCTTAGCAAACCGAATCCAGAGTTGGCCGATTTGATCAGGCACGAATTTAGTAACAAGTCATTGGAAGGGATAGTTAAGAGGCTTTGGCCAAGAACAAAGTACATCGAGGTTATAGTCACAGGTTCCATGGCTCAGTATATCCCAACTCTTGAATTCTATTCTGGTGGACTGCCTTTGATTTCAACAATGTATGCTTCTTCTGAATGCTATTTCGGAATCAATTTCAACCCGCTAAGCAAGCCGCATGATGTTGCTTACACCCTCCTTCCGAACATGGCCTACTTCGAGTTCCTACACCACGAAGAGGTAGCCTCGCACAACGGTGTTTCTGATCAAGAATGCCCAAAGGCCGATGAGGAGGAAACTTTGGAAACAGTTGATCTAGTGGATGTTAAGCTTGGTCACTATTATGAACTTGTTGTCACAACTTTTACAG GGCTATACAGGTACAGAGTTGGCGACATTCTAATGGTGACTGGCTTCCACAACAAAGCTCCTCAGTTCAGATTCATGCACAGGAGAAATGTGGTTCTGAGCATCGACACGGACAAAACCAATGAAGAAGACCTTCTAAACGCTGTCACGCAAGCGAGGCTCCTCCTCGAGCCCCTCGGCTTCCTCCTCATTGAGTACACCAGCTACGCCGACACCTCCTCAATCCCAGGCCACTATGTGCTCTTCTGGGAGCTCAAGACCAAAGAAAGCAATGACATGATAGAACTGGAGACCAGCATTATGGAGCAATGCTGCTCCACAGTGGAACAGTCCCTGGACTCGGTGTACCGAAGGTGCAGGAGGAAGGACAATTCCATAGGACCACTGGAGATCCGAATTGTGAAGCAAGGGACTTTTGATGCACTCATGGATTTCTCCATCTCCCAGGGATCCTCTGTGAACCAGTACAAAACTCCCAGGTGCATCCAGTCAGAGGAGGCCATTAGGATTTTGGATTCCAGGGTGGTGGGAAGATTCTTCAGTAAATCAACTCCTCTCTGGGAGCCTTTTAGGATGGAGACTAAATAA